The proteins below come from a single Ostrinia nubilalis chromosome Z, ilOstNubi1.1, whole genome shotgun sequence genomic window:
- the LOC135086621 gene encoding uncharacterized protein LOC135086621 isoform X1, with product MKRDQKPIKVNKILSGSVLRVHLILSCLTLLKAVASENRRAAVEVYQSATDGEQYVRRIVHGEKITERPEYLLFTAPYRLCEGECANGKNFVLSFPLYIGKKGVKAYRSNYQRDALKVHSLRPNAPFRTKPKRTALTTCPTLRENPTTESTTTTTTTTEATTTTETTTTEATTTTEATTTTEATTTTEATTTTEPTTITEATTTTEATTTTEATTTTEATTTTKSTTTTEATTTTETTTEKTTPTIDTDEEDPKLLDLLYSEETTVTQKIKRTKCKNYSGLCLKKIKRRTPDEYIDHNLNVTESQEKFFNYVDNRPEFEVNITQDYTI from the exons atgaagcgAGACCAGAAGccgataaaagttaataaaattcTCTCGGGTTCTGTTCTCCGAGTTCATTTAATTTTGAG TTGTCTCACACTTTTAAAAGCGGTCGCCTCAGAAAATAGACGGGCAGCTGTTGAAGTCTATCAAAGCGCCACAGACGGTGAACAGTACGTTAGAAGAATTGTCCATGGAGAGA AAATAACGGAACGACCGGAATATTTATTATTCACGGCACCTTATAGACTGTGCGAGGGTGAATGTGCGAATGGCAAAAATTTTGTGCTGTCATTCCCGCTTTACATTGGTAAGAAGGGTGTCAAAGCGTACAGGAGTAATTACCAAAGAGATGCATTGAAAGTTCATTCGTTGCGGCCTAACGCGCCGTTCAGAACTAAGCCTAAACGGACGGCATTGACAACTTGCCCGACGCTTCGAGAAAATCCTACCACAGAATCAACCACTACTACGACAACAACAACTGAAGCGACAACTACTACAGAAACGACAACAACAGAAGCAACAACTACAACTGAAGCAACCACTACAACCGAAGCAACAACTACAACAGAAGCTACTACTACTACAGAACCAACTACTATTACAGAAGCAACTACTACTACAGAAGCAACTACGACTACAGAAGCAACTACTACTACAGAAGCAACTACTACAACAAAATCAACCACTACGACAGAAGCAACTACTACAACGGAAACTACTACTGAAAAAACAACGCCAACGATAGATACGGATGAAGAAGACCCAAAACTATTGGACTTATTATACTCAGAAGAAACGACAGTCacgcaaaaaattaaaagaactaAATGCAAAAACTACTCTGGCCTTtgtctaaaaaaaataaagagaagGACCCCAGATGAATATATTGACCACAATTTAAACGTCACTGAATCTCAAgagaagttttttaattatgttGACAATCGTCCTGAATTTGAGGTTAATATTACTCAAGATTATACTATTTAA